The proteins below come from a single Roseiflexus sp. RS-1 genomic window:
- a CDS encoding alkaline phosphatase family protein: MYRILVIGLDAAGLDLIEPWIAAGYLPHIAHILRTGAYAPMRSTIPVMSPPAWTSLITGLNPGKHGVYDFVRLLPGSYRLYSTRRDQTTYRTIFDHASAYGRYVLAVNIPITYPPAPVRGIMISGLGAPRQGRFAHPGELEKELHVWEYRRDIDVVFAPGKEQEWIADLQNVTRSQTDAMLRLLKREPWDLAMLVYRAIDEVETYFWHHMDPTHPQHDPEKAKMYGSAILKVHRLLDEEIGRLLEVVGDDTIIVLASDHGGGPVYKEVFLNVWLEQQGWLVRRRTHPLNEWRKNVMRRLHLTSDHLAPMLDFPLAWRIRNLIPQRLQHALVPESSVTLADVVDWSRTRAYSFGNIGQIYVNLRGREPQGIVEPGAEYERLLDEITEALYALTDEGQPVVDAVYRGRDLYTGPYAGYGPDLNIIMRGMTYVTQSWREAAGHQIFSISGTHYTGIHRPLGMLALSGPPIAALGAQPEVQIVDVAPTLMWLSGLPIPDDVDGRPLEEFVQDHRLGSPTFIHVEQVTGPLAPRATWTDSRQEQEVLTRLRELGYLE; this comes from the coding sequence ATGTATCGCATTCTTGTTATTGGACTCGACGCAGCAGGGCTGGATCTGATTGAGCCATGGATAGCTGCGGGGTATCTGCCTCATATTGCGCATATCCTTCGCACCGGTGCGTATGCGCCAATGCGTTCCACTATTCCAGTTATGTCGCCGCCAGCATGGACGTCTCTGATCACTGGCTTGAATCCCGGAAAGCATGGCGTCTACGATTTTGTGCGTCTATTGCCTGGAAGTTATCGGCTATATAGTACCCGGCGCGATCAAACAACATACCGGACCATCTTCGATCATGCCAGTGCTTATGGTCGCTATGTTCTTGCAGTTAATATTCCTATCACCTACCCACCGGCGCCGGTGCGCGGGATCATGATTTCTGGTCTTGGTGCGCCACGTCAGGGGCGTTTCGCGCATCCAGGCGAGTTGGAAAAAGAACTTCACGTATGGGAATATCGCCGCGATATAGATGTTGTCTTTGCTCCTGGTAAAGAGCAGGAATGGATTGCTGATCTTCAGAATGTGACCCGCTCGCAAACCGATGCTATGCTGCGGTTGCTCAAGCGTGAGCCATGGGATCTTGCGATGCTGGTCTATCGAGCAATTGATGAGGTGGAGACGTATTTCTGGCATCATATGGATCCCACCCATCCGCAGCACGATCCTGAGAAGGCGAAGATGTACGGATCGGCAATTCTTAAAGTTCATCGGTTGCTGGACGAAGAGATTGGGCGGCTGCTGGAGGTAGTCGGTGATGATACGATCATTGTGCTTGCATCGGATCATGGCGGCGGTCCAGTGTATAAGGAAGTCTTTCTCAATGTCTGGCTCGAACAACAGGGATGGTTAGTGCGACGGCGCACGCATCCTCTGAATGAGTGGCGTAAGAATGTCATGCGTCGCCTTCACCTGACCAGCGATCATCTGGCGCCGATGCTTGATTTCCCGCTGGCATGGCGGATTCGTAATCTTATACCTCAACGCCTGCAGCATGCGTTGGTGCCCGAATCGTCGGTGACACTGGCAGACGTGGTTGACTGGTCGCGAACGCGAGCCTACAGTTTTGGCAATATTGGTCAGATATATGTCAATCTGCGCGGACGTGAGCCACAAGGCATCGTCGAACCAGGCGCCGAGTATGAACGGTTGCTGGACGAGATAACGGAGGCGCTATATGCGCTCACTGACGAGGGGCAGCCTGTTGTAGACGCCGTATATCGAGGGCGCGATCTCTACACCGGTCCGTATGCTGGTTATGGCCCGGATCTCAACATCATCATGCGCGGCATGACCTATGTGACGCAGTCATGGCGTGAAGCGGCAGGTCATCAGATCTTTAGCATCTCAGGCACGCACTACACGGGTATTCACCGGCCTTTGGGAATGCTGGCGCTCAGTGGACCGCCAATCGCCGCTCTGGGTGCGCAACCCGAAGTGCAGATCGTCGATGTTGCTCCGACATTAATGTGGCTTTCTGGTCTGCCCATCCCTGATGATGTCGATGGTCGCCCTCTCGAGGAGTTTGTGCAGGATCATCGCCTGGGATCACCAACATTCATTCATGTTGAGCAGGTAACCGGTCCACTGGCGCCACGTGCAACGTGGACCGATAGCAGGCAAGAGCAAGAGGTGCTGACACGCTTGCGCGAATTGGGGTATCTCGAATAG
- a CDS encoding Kelch repeat-containing protein, translating to MSNDTLPQLSEREREILRLVATGATNQQIAAQLNISANTVKVHLRNIFGKIGVASRTEATMYAVRNGLLDIDIEKEPSLVASSPPASQSDTSQETTSEQAVAANGISTSFSSPEPTRDIRHSLPGALLRGGVVGFIIIVAILATFIAIERNNRPEPTSIVQPSGIAPPPIESRWRLLAPLPSPQAGFALVTYSYEGRQYLYAIGGETPAGVSNAVLRFDIQTNTWVRLSSKPVAVTDVHAVVVGDRLYVPGGRTASGTISNQLDVYEPRRDRWITLAPLPAPRSGYALATVEGKIYLFGGWDGQSYRADVWQYNPDNDTWTERTPLTKPRAFASAATVEDRIYIIGGEDESGPLTLNEIYTASDDVQQSDPWSTRSPLPEARRHLAAVTASGFIFVVGGSDIESSALIYNVNLDAWEPLLLPIAPRLRDARVQALNNYIYITGGSDQNGAVDHVYAYQAFYSVFLPLVPND from the coding sequence ATGTCGAATGACACCCTGCCACAACTGAGCGAACGTGAGCGCGAGATTCTGCGTCTGGTCGCTACCGGCGCCACCAATCAACAGATCGCCGCCCAACTCAACATCAGCGCCAACACGGTCAAGGTGCATTTGCGCAATATCTTCGGCAAGATTGGTGTCGCATCGCGGACTGAAGCAACGATGTATGCGGTGCGGAATGGATTACTCGATATTGACATCGAAAAAGAACCTTCCCTTGTCGCATCATCACCTCCGGCATCGCAGTCCGATACATCCCAGGAAACAACTTCTGAACAGGCGGTTGCAGCGAATGGTATTTCCACATCGTTTTCCAGTCCAGAACCAACGCGGGACATCCGCCATTCTCTACCGGGTGCGCTCCTCAGAGGAGGAGTGGTTGGGTTCATTATCATTGTTGCGATTCTTGCAACCTTCATCGCAATCGAACGCAACAATCGTCCTGAACCAACATCTATTGTCCAACCATCAGGCATTGCACCCCCTCCGATCGAATCACGATGGCGATTACTCGCGCCTCTACCATCGCCACAGGCTGGATTTGCACTGGTTACCTACAGTTATGAGGGACGACAATATCTGTACGCCATCGGTGGGGAGACTCCGGCAGGAGTGAGCAATGCAGTTTTGCGTTTCGATATACAAACAAACACCTGGGTGCGCCTGAGCAGCAAGCCGGTGGCTGTAACTGATGTCCATGCCGTTGTTGTTGGTGATCGGCTCTATGTGCCAGGCGGGAGAACAGCATCTGGCACAATCAGCAATCAACTGGATGTATACGAACCCCGGCGCGACCGCTGGATCACACTGGCGCCGTTACCCGCACCACGCAGCGGCTATGCACTTGCCACAGTCGAAGGGAAGATCTACCTGTTTGGCGGATGGGATGGTCAGTCATACCGTGCAGACGTATGGCAGTACAATCCCGATAATGATACCTGGACAGAACGGACGCCTCTGACAAAACCTCGCGCATTTGCAAGTGCAGCAACCGTTGAGGATCGCATTTACATCATCGGTGGCGAAGACGAGAGTGGACCGCTAACACTCAACGAAATCTACACGGCATCAGACGATGTCCAGCAAAGTGATCCCTGGTCCACCCGATCACCATTGCCGGAGGCGCGCCGCCATCTGGCAGCAGTTACCGCGAGCGGTTTCATCTTTGTCGTGGGAGGATCGGACATCGAAAGTTCCGCCCTGATATACAACGTCAATCTGGACGCATGGGAGCCCCTCCTCCTTCCTATTGCCCCCCGTTTGCGCGATGCACGCGTTCAGGCGCTCAACAACTATATCTACATCACAGGGGGAAGCGACCAAAACGGCGCTGTGGATCACGTGTACGCATATCAGGCGTTCTACAGCGTATTCCTGCCGCTGGTACCGAATGACTAA
- a CDS encoding class I SAM-dependent methyltransferase yields the protein MQSSDAEFDALGRSLPSGAHHYRAFVGPPATYDVVGALQFSLLIALGLREHHTLLDIGCGSLRSGKLFIPYLLPGNYFGIEPEQWLIEEGITRELGHDLIRLKRPTFSNDNFFTLSIFDRQFDFILAQSIFSHTSKAQIRRCLAEAIKVMSASSLFVANYAIGEQDYEGDDWVYPGGVTFTPQSMEQFGAEYGLKMIPIYWPHPHGLSWIVFVRPGNETVVGSLAQNPVQLQQALLVCKRRLEEIEEHPYVKMGMWVRRKLRRLLSPSDGIYPTPRQ from the coding sequence ATGCAATCTTCTGATGCAGAGTTCGACGCTCTTGGACGTAGCCTACCTTCAGGCGCTCATCATTACCGGGCGTTTGTCGGTCCGCCAGCAACATATGATGTTGTTGGCGCCCTTCAGTTTAGTTTACTGATTGCTCTTGGGCTTCGTGAACATCATACGCTGCTCGATATTGGCTGTGGCTCCTTGCGTAGCGGCAAACTGTTCATTCCTTACCTGCTTCCTGGAAATTATTTTGGTATTGAGCCAGAGCAATGGCTTATCGAGGAAGGTATTACCAGAGAACTTGGTCATGACCTTATCCGGCTAAAACGTCCAACGTTTAGTAACGACAATTTCTTTACACTCAGCATCTTTGATCGTCAGTTCGATTTCATTCTGGCACAGTCTATTTTCTCACATACCTCAAAGGCGCAAATTCGTCGCTGCCTCGCAGAAGCCATCAAGGTTATGTCCGCCTCGTCACTTTTTGTGGCTAATTATGCGATTGGCGAACAAGATTACGAGGGTGATGATTGGGTGTATCCGGGTGGGGTGACATTTACTCCTCAGTCAATGGAGCAATTTGGTGCTGAATATGGATTGAAAATGATACCAATCTATTGGCCACATCCACACGGTTTGTCCTGGATAGTGTTCGTTCGTCCGGGAAACGAAACGGTAGTAGGATCGCTTGCACAAAATCCAGTCCAATTACAGCAAGCGTTGCTGGTATGCAAGCGCAGATTGGAGGAAATCGAAGAACATCCATACGTAAAAATGGGAATGTGGGTTCGACGAAAATTGCGTCGATTGTTATCTCCATCCGATGGAATATATCCAACACCCCGACAATGA